A single Halogeometricum rufum DNA region contains:
- a CDS encoding 4a-hydroxytetrahydrobiopterin dehydratase, with amino-acid sequence MASTLADQECEACTSEDEPLTETEYDDYLAELDDDVWEVVDDHHLDGTYAFGDFRDALEFTYEIGELAEEEWHHPDLHLEWGEVRVEMWTHKIDGLHKTDFVMAARMDRIHEQYAPA; translated from the coding sequence ATGGCATCGACGCTGGCCGACCAGGAGTGCGAGGCGTGCACCTCAGAGGACGAACCGCTCACCGAAACCGAGTACGACGACTACCTCGCCGAACTCGACGACGACGTCTGGGAAGTCGTCGACGACCACCACCTCGACGGTACGTACGCGTTCGGGGACTTCAGAGACGCCCTCGAGTTCACCTACGAGATAGGCGAACTCGCCGAGGAGGAGTGGCACCACCCCGACCTCCACCTCGAGTGGGGCGAAGTCCGCGTCGAGATGTGGACGCACAAGATAGACGGCCTCCACAAGACCGACTTCGTGATGGCGGCGCGGATGGAC